A portion of the Pithys albifrons albifrons isolate INPA30051 chromosome 1, PitAlb_v1, whole genome shotgun sequence genome contains these proteins:
- the CHMP2B gene encoding charged multivesicular body protein 2b, giving the protein MASLFKKKTVDDIIKEQNRELRGTQRAITRDRAALEKQEKQLELEIKKMAKTGNKEACKVLAKQLVQLRKQKNRTYAVSSKVTSMSTQTKVMNSQMKMAGAMSTTAKTMQAVNKKMDPQKTLQTMQNFQKENMKMEMTEEMINDTLDDIFDASDEEEESQDIVNQVLDEIGIEISGKMAKAPSAARGLPSASTSKAATISDEEIERQLKALGVD; this is encoded by the exons ATGGCCTCGCTCTTCAAGAAGAAGACCGTGGACG ataTAATAAAGGAGCAAAATCGAGAGTTAAGAGGTACACAGAGGGCTATAAccagagacagagcagcacttgaaaaacaggaaaaacaactg GaactggaaataaagaaaatggcAAAGACTGGTAACAAAGAAGCCTGTAAAGTGCTGGCCAAACAGCTCGTGCAGCTGCGGAAGCAGAAAAATCGGACATACGCTGTCAGCTCTAAGGTCACTTCCATGTCCACTCAAACAAAGGTCATGAACTCTCAGATGAAGATGGCAGGAGCTATGTCAACCACAGCCAAA ACAATGCAAGCAGTTAATAAGAAAATGGATCCACAAAAGACACTACAAACTATGCAGaatttccagaaggaaaacatgaagaTGGAAATGACTGAAGAAATGA TTAATGATACTCTGGATGATATTTTTGATGCTTctgatgaagaggaagaaagccAAGATATTGTTAATCAAGTGCTTGATGAGATTGGAATTGAAATCTCTGGCAAG ATGGCCAAAGCTCCATCAGCTGCCAGAGGTTTACCATCTGCATCAACATCAAAAGCTGCCACCATATCAGATGAAGAGATTGAACGACAGCTCAAAGCTTTGGGAGTTGATTAG